The following DNA comes from Saccharomyces cerevisiae S288C chromosome XIII, complete sequence.
AGCCCAGAATTACCAAAGTCTTCCTCTTTGAACCGTTTGGAAAAGTGTCCGATTGAGGAACTTGGGTAGAAGGGTTAGCTTCTCGGTAAAGTGAGTATGAAACGTAAGCCGTACCCGCGAGGGCAGAATACAATAAAGCCTTCAAAGTAAATTTCCCAGTTCTCTTGAAAAAGGACTGCTTCGCAACAACGCCAGTAGTGGGCGCCACTTTTTGCAAAATGACTTTCTTGTCCTCTAGCAAATTTCTTGCTGCATGGAACGATCTATTTTTGGCATATTTCACAAGCCCCGACTTGCTCTGTAGGCTAAACCTGGAGGAGTTAGCCCACACTGTTTTCATTAATGATTGTCtaatcattattattggttaattttttatttgctcTAATAAGTCAATATTATGATGCTAtatgaagaatattagtgtgaaaatttttttcctttttctctctttaaTTGGTTTACCagaatatataataaaagaTAGTAGCTGCGTATAAATTTAGTCTAAATACTAAACatgcaaaagaaataatgaagataaaAACAATCGACACACTTATAGTTCTAGCCCCAACAGCACAAAAGcggaaaaaatcaaaatcaagaacAGGCCAATGAGCGTTGTCTTATATAACACAACctcttttatatatacacCCAAGAAGGAGAATGAAAATAGAAACACCACACGCTTCGAGACAACGGAAAGAAAGCATAAGGAGTGGCCCATGTGTGCCAAAACTCTTCTCATTGCCGAGCCATGTATTACCATCCCGATGGTGATGGTTGTGAATGCAAATACCGCTGAGGCCAGAGTAATGCCATAGCGAGGACCAGGGCATCTCGAGCATCGTGGAGAAGATCCCTGtcgctttctttttttacctcaAAACCAAATGCGATCGACGGGATCGCGGCAACTTTTTATCGGTCGGAATGGTTGAGCTAGGGCGTTTTCGTAAGGGGCGGGGTAGAGTTAGAAttgtagttttttttccgtaGTGCCGTGCCCCCATTACCGAATCTCGGCATTGGGTACCAGAGGGTTAGTGCGATAGTTCTTTAGCAAGATGTTAAACCCGCCTATGCCCGGGAACTGCATACAGGGAAGATCTCACCGGAAGATTACCTCGAAGGGGAGGGGTATGTGTTTTTTCCCCTCGTGGTTAAAGTGACTCTCTATTAACGTAATGAAAAGTCTAAATATTATAATGACTTGCACTTCGTATCAAGATATGCGAGAGATCATAATAAACGAAATAATATCCACAGTTTGGGTTTCATAttcttatatatatatacgtgCGTATATGCATATATGTATGTTTACTATACATCAACATCAGCATCAAAATTAACATTAATTAGCTTCTTGCATGTGCTCTTTAGCTTCGGCGGCCTTCTCCACGTCGTATTTGAAATCAAAGTAAGATTTTTCGAAATGGTGTAGACGTATGAACCCATCTTCACCACCGGAGGCATAACTTGTGCCCTGTGGGCTAATGGCAACTGTGTTCAAGGGACCAAAATGGCCTTGTACTCTGCcgatttcttcttcgaaGATCTTGTGGTAGAACCTAGCTTCAAACTTACCTTCGTTGGCACTGGTGGTGGTGACATCCTTGGCCTCTTGACCACCACCAAGAATAATGAATTCCTTCAATGGGGTGATTACGGCGGTGTTTAGAGGACAGTCTGTTTCGTATTTCTTAAGAACTTGTAGAGTCGATACATCGACCAAGAACGAGTTAGTATCTCTGGATGATGTAATAAAGTATGTTAAATCAGGAGAAAATTGCATGTCACTGATGGACTTTTCGTGCAAATCGATGGAATCCACGTATTCGTAGTTGTTGGACACATCGTATTTGCTGATCTTACCGTCTTTATGGCCTGCAATGATGTATTTGCCCTTAGTCGACCATCCAGCCACGGTGGCAGCGTCTAAACCTTCATGAGTGATAATTTTATGGATTGGCTCTTCGGAGACCTTTGTTAATTCGTGAGTGGCGGAATCTCTTTCAATTTCGTATATGTTAATGGAACCTGGATTTTTCATGACGTTGTCCAAGATAGCTAGAAAGTAGTTACCGCATGGGGAAAATTCAACTCTTTTAACGGGGACAGGCGATTTCCATGTAGCAACACATTGCCCGTTTGACACATCCCATAATTTGATACTGTAATCAGCACTTCCTGTAACACAGTACTTGGTGAAACAGTCGACGTCGATAGACCAAATGGTACCGGTGTGACCATCCAAAGTACCTAATCTTTCACCGTTCAACGAATACCAAACACTGGCCGAGCTATCTTTCGAACATGAAAATAGTAAATCACCTTCTTTGTTGTACTTCACTTGAGTTAATGGACGTTCATGACCTGTTAATTTGATAGCCTTCATATTCCTTGTCTGTgctatttctttttgtcttcTCTCCTGGCCAGTTATCTAACGACCTTAAGATATACCTCGCCTCTTGTTCATCAGTAACTCTTCtgcaaatttttctgttcaGTTACGACTAttcgaaatttttcagaggccggaaaaaatttcacaaaaaaaaaaaaatatgcgAAACTGAAGGTGGCACGCGGGGTAACTGATATATTTCATACGAACAGCGGCTATACAGAAACCCCACTATATTTACAAAGAAATATGCTCTGGAATCTACCTACAAGTGCGTGTTAATGAGCTTGAGTCTATAACCATAGTTGTGATGAAAAAGTACTTCTTGCGCGAAAATTCAGAGGATAAGACAACACAACAGAGACCCGCTGAATAAGGTTTCTCATCTCAATCAATTACACCGTAGTGTAGGGTTTTATCAGCTCAAGCGAGTTTTTCAACCCTTCCACAATCTTCTCtttattaataaatatGTTGGAGATATCTCCTGTATGGGtaatatgtatatatgtaaaaaaaaaaaaagaaaaacaaaagaacCAAGATCGGGCTACGatggataaaaaaaaaagaaaatctgACTACTCACAAAACTGGTATTCATCTGTACTTTCAAGACGattaaaataaaaagtgACATCTGAAAAACATCCAATACTCCGATGGCAGCCAGGAATCGTAGAAAGaataacaagaaaaagtcCCTTTTGGTAACGAGTGCCGctcaagaaaagaatgcGACGTATGTGCTCGTTGCAGAGGAAttacataaaaaaacaatcGATCTAAACATGGGTACTGAAACACCTTTAACGGAAAACCACGAGAATCCTATACCAGCGAAAGAATTCAAGCACCAGCAAAAATTAGAGCCAATAGACGAACATGATGATGGCGAAGACGAATTATCGATAAAATTTAAGTCCATGACAAAAAGCTCGGGGCCTATTACTGAGGCTGAAGTTCAAAAGCTGCTCCTAAGCTATGCCTTCACAAGTGCTGCAATACAGGAGGACGAAAACGAGAAAGAATCGCGTCACTATCCTATTAAACCGCCTTCGCCAtcagcttcttctttgtccGCCTATTTTCAATCCTTCGTTGAAAAATGCAAACAGGTTTTCTACAACTTCAGTCTGCAAACAgtagaaaaattaaatgcTCTACAAAATAGCTTGTACGAAGTATTTTggattatttttatttatttaaacTACTGGTTCCCCAATGTGGGTGACTATGTGAGGTATGTCTGTCGTAGCTTCTCGCGCCATAACGAAATTGCCCAATTACTAACACGTATTTTTACTTACAATATCAACCACCTCCACTAATGAACAGGCACagtatagaaaaaaaatcagatCTGCATTTAAAAGGCTGTCTTTTCCAATGATCCTCGACCTTAGCGCGGCTAATCAATTCTACTCACTTTTTTGttcgcttttttttttttgacccGTTGAACCAAGCGGGttaattattttttaagGATAAAGGCTACCACAATCATGAGAGAGACACCATGTACTTGCAGGAttctgatattttttctatgCTTGTTTGCTGACATGCAGATTCGGAGCTGGTTTTGATATTTCATAATCACCTATTTTTGAAGCAATACTTTTGGACAACAAGATAGCATTATTATTAGGATTTCCCTATCAAAGAGTCATTTCCGTGCACTTCGTGAAAAATCCAGTCAGAAAGTTCAGCAAGCAGTCAAGAATATCTACTTTTGTTTCCAAGAAAAGCCTTACCTGACAGCGTTCAAAGTCTCCTTTGCCATTGGACTTGTTATTCCGTGTTCcctactttttttgataatggtTTCTACCGCtacatttttcttttttgtttacttAACCCTTTTCGTAGTGATAGGTTTCTTCTCCTCATTATTCATAATACCCTTATTGGGCATTTCCTTTGTGTTTGCCATTGGCGTGGTATCATTTGGCTTCTGCAGCAACATGAGTTTCAAAATGGCCCAACTCATTTATGTCCGAGCTGACGCcttcttgaaaaaagtcCTCGACAAAATGGCCCTACAAACACAGCCGGCACAACTACAGGAACCACAGGAGCCACTTTCCACATTAAGGCCAGTATCTAATCCAACTATTCCAAGCCCATTAAGACAAACGGCGCGCCCTTCTAAATTCGTCACCGAAGAAGATGTTATTTTCGAACCTGTTAGTGCTCAAAGCGCCATTGCCCGTTCATTAGAGACTACTGCTAATAAAGCGGGTAATAAGTTCCAGCTCTCTTAACCTCggcaataaaaaaacatttttcGCAAGTTTAGCAGgtcaataataataatatcctTATAAATTACACTCAGTTTTTTATTACATATGGGCCTTTAGTATATACATACGCATATATCTTAGCTTTACCGATCTTCTAATATTGCGGCCTATAACGCATAGACCATAAAAGAAACGGAGCAGATgcaattcttcaaaacaCTTGCGGCCTTGGTGTCGTGCATATCGTTCGTCCTCGCTTACGTGGCACAAGATGTTCATGTATCATTCCCCTCCACCGCAGGAAAGTCTAGGGTAATGATCGGTAAAGTTGAACCCAGAATAGGAATCGATGAAACTGTTCCGACTACAATCACAGTTGAAGACCCTAACGAGGTGATTCAAGTAAATTTCGCCATTGAGTCTACCAACAAACCCTTCCAGAACACCTTATTGATAGGCTTACCTAATAAGAACCTAGAAATGGCTTTTGAACCCGAAATTAAGGACAATGGCAAGTTGTCCATGTATAAATACAGGATAGATTTAGCCAAGCTGGATGCTGctttgttgcaagaggcTTCCAGATCACCGGAACCAATAAAGGCCACTTTGATTCTAGCGTCATCTACCGCCAAACCAAAGGAAAACTTGTTCAGGGAAATTCTGCAACTCAACCTGAACTTCGATGTAGATCACTCAGATTCATCTTTAGTTGACAAATTCGGCATTAAGCCAGAAATCCATCATATATTTCATGCCGAGCCAAAGAGAGTTGCCAAACCAATTGCTgtgatttttgttttaatTATCTTCATTACCATTTTATCTTTAATAGTCACCTGGTTGAATTCTTGTGCC
Coding sequences within:
- the TIF34 gene encoding translation initiation factor eIF3 subunit i (eIF3i subunit of the eukaryotic translation initiation factor 3 (eIF3); subunit of the core complex of eIF3; essential for translation; stimulates rate of ribosomal scanning during translation reinitiation; eIF3 is also involved in programmed stop codon readthrough) gives rise to the protein MKAIKLTGHERPLTQVKYNKEGDLLFSCSKDSSASVWYSLNGERLGTLDGHTGTIWSIDVDCFTKYCVTGSADYSIKLWDVSNGQCVATWKSPVPVKRVEFSPCGNYFLAILDNVMKNPGSINIYEIERDSATHELTKVSEEPIHKIITHEGLDAATVAGWSTKGKYIIAGHKDGKISKYDVSNNYEYVDSIDLHEKSISDMQFSPDLTYFITSSRDTNSFLVDVSTLQVLKKYETDCPLNTAVITPLKEFIILGGGQEAKDVTTTSANEGKFEARFYHKIFEEEIGRVQGHFGPLNTVAISPQGTSYASGGEDGFIRLHHFEKSYFDFKYDVEKAAEAKEHMQEAN
- the LDO45 gene encoding Ldo45p (hypothetical protein; SWAT-GFP and mCherry fusion proteins localize to the cell periphery) — its product is MAARNRRKNNKKKSLLVTSAAQEKNATYVLVAEELHKKTIDLNMGTETPLTENHENPIPAKEFKHQQKLEPIDEHDDGEDELSIKFKSMTKSSGPITEAEVQKLLLSYAFTSAAIQEDENEKESRHYPIKPPSPSASSLSAYFQSFVEKCKQVFYNFSLQTVEKLNALQNSLYEVFWIIFIYLNYWFPNVGDYVSNTFGQQDSIIIRISLSKSHFRALREKSSQKVQQAVKNIYFCFQEKPYLTAFKVSFAIGLVIPCSLLFLIMVSTATFFFFVYLTLFVVIGFFSSLFIIPLLGISFVFAIGVVSFGFCSNMSFKMAQLIYVRADAFLKKVLDKMALQTQPAQLQEPQEPLSTLRPVSNPTIPSPLRQTARPSKFVTEEDVIFEPVSAQSAIARSLETTANKAGNKFQLS
- the LDO16 gene encoding Ldo16p (hypothetical protein with possible role in spore wall assembly; predicted to contain an N-terminal transmembrane domain; osw5 null mutant spores exhibit increased spore wall permeability and sensitivity to beta-glucanase digestion) → MVSTATFFFFVYLTLFVVIGFFSSLFIIPLLGISFVFAIGVVSFGFCSNMSFKMAQLIYVRADAFLKKVLDKMALQTQPAQLQEPQEPLSTLRPVSNPTIPSPLRQTARPSKFVTEEDVIFEPVSAQSAIARSLETTANKAGNKFQLS
- the SWP1 gene encoding dolichyl-diphosphooligosaccharide-protein glycotransferase (Delta subunit of the oligosaccharyl transferase glycoprotein complex; complex is required for N-linked glycosylation of proteins in the endoplasmic reticulum), whose protein sequence is MQFFKTLAALVSCISFVLAYVAQDVHVSFPSTAGKSRVMIGKVEPRIGIDETVPTTITVEDPNEVIQVNFAIESTNKPFQNTLLIGLPNKNLEMAFEPEIKDNGKLSMYKYRIDLAKLDAALLQEASRSPEPIKATLILASSTAKPKENLFREILQLNLNFDVDHSDSSLVDKFGIKPEIHHIFHAEPKRVAKPIAVIFVLIIFITILSLIVTWLNSCAAAFNNIPTGVTAVYFLGFIATIVGFEVIFARYYLGTSIFETLFSSLYLGAPGLLTSTKFLRSFGQTI